The following is a genomic window from Prosthecobacter debontii.
TTCCTTCTCTCCCCCGCGTCTTGGACTACCGTCGCAACGAGTGGGGACAGATCAAGACCATGCTGGGAACCTCACCCGGTGAATCTCTCCCTGAGTATTGTCAGAGAGTAGGGCCGCTCCCCGTCAGCATCGCCTGCGTGCTCATTTGGAGATTGGCAGCGGAATTGGAGGCCCTGGAGTCTTGGATGCCTGAGGCCGCTGAGCGTATCGATCCTCTGATGTGCCAGCTAGGCTTGTGGCAGCAAGAGTTCCTGCACTTATTTGTTGATCGCTTCGCCCAAGGCACATCGTCCAAGCGCGGAGTGGATCTTCCTTCTCAGTTGCTCAAGCTCTGTGGATTCTTGCTGAATGGCAGCATGAACCCGGCAATCGATAACTCCGTCGCTGTCGGGGTGCCGTCTTCTTTGCTGACGCCGCTGCGCCAACTTCAGCACACGGGGAAATCCCCTCTCACTCTCAAGCAGCTCAAAGGAGTGCTTTTGGTCGCCACGGCAGATGTCACACGCGGCATCCGGGGCACCAACCTGATGTCTCAGCTCATTGTGAATCCGCGCTGGTATCCGAAGACAGTCTCGCGGGAAAATCAAGAGCCCCTCTACCGCAAAGATCCGGCGGGCAATCATCTCAGCATGGTGCGGTTGTCACGGTTCCTTGCGCACCGGAATAAGCTGAACCCCAGCGAAATCACCCTGCTGCTGAGCCAATTGGAAGAAGTGGCCGCGCTTGTTCCCGAGGAAGGTCTCAGTCTCGACCCTCAGCACATCTTCCTCCAGCTCCCCTCGCAACGCGAGACGGTGAATGACACAAAATTCTTGGATGCGCGTTTGGATAGCTTCCCAGAGTTCTCCATTGCCCTTCAGTCCTGCTCGGGGTGCCTCACCACCGCTCGCTCCCCTGTCGTCTTCCGGGAGGCCCCCACCCCTGATACGGCTTACGTCGATTTACGCGGGAAGCTGGATGATCAGCTAGGCCGTCTTTCCCAAACACTCCAGGATGGGACCTTTAGTTTGTCAGGATATGACATGGGAAGTGCTTCAGAGAAAGCATTGCCTGGGCTCTTTTCATGCTACCTGGGGGTGCCGCCCCCAGACAAAAAAGCTCTGAAATCTCTCAAGAGCGCTGTCGGCCAGACGCTCTCCTCGACACCGACTTCAACACCCCTCCCTCAACTCGATCTCCCATTCCCCGCCTTCAACTCCCAGCCGAAGGCGAATCTACCCCACGAACCTATGAAGATGATCCTAATCACCGCAGGCAGCGGCGGCACCGGCAAAAGCACTGTAGCGCGCTTGATCTATGAGCTCGCCAACTTTGAAAACCGTGATGACGTCGCCATGTTTGACTGTGATGCACTCGGCAATCGTGACTTTCAGAAGATCTCCCCCGAGAAGATCGAGTCCATGCCGATTGATAACGTGGATACCATGCGCCGTCTGGTAGAAACTGCCATGGAGCGTAAGCTCGTGCTCGCAGACTTGCCCGCAAGCTGCCAGGACGTCCTGGCTCGTGACTTGAATCCTGACATCATCCAAAGCTTGCGTGCGGATGAAGGCCTTCATTGGCTACCGATCCATCTGCTCACCGCCAAGGCCGCCGCCGTGCCTGCGATCAATCAATGGCGCACGGCCGTGTTTGGAGAATGCCCCTCCGTCATCGTCGTCAGCATGAAAGACGGCCCTGTGACCTCGGACATGCTGGAAGAGATTGCCCGGCCTCAAGACATCATCCTGCGCATGCCCGTGCTCGACCAAAGCCTTGCCTCCGCCTTGGATGCCTCCAGCAGCAGTTGGGCAGACATCCTGGATGGCAAAGCTGGTGATGCGCATCGCATGTTCAGCAATCCCCTGGTCAAACGCCAGCTACGCTTCAAGCGCAAAGAGTGCGAAGATGCCCTCTTTCCGCTCCTGCGCTTGATCGTGAATAATCAGCAGCAGTCCACCCCGGACGAGTGAAGCCGCCGCTAAGCTGGGGAATTACCCCAGCTTTTCATAGGCGGTCAGCGTGGGTTCCATCGCCTTTAAAGCCACCGCCCAAAAGTCTGGGCTGGTGAGGTCGGCACCCAAGGTTTCACGCGCCACCTCTTCGCAGGTGGCCCTTCCAGTCGCGGCCAGAAACGCCTCATATCGGGGTAAGAACGAGGGACCTTCCGCCTTGAACTGAGCAAACAAGGCCTGGCTCAGCAAATAGCCAAAGACATACGGGAAGTTATAGAAAGACACGCCCGTGATGAAGAAGTGCATTTTTGAGGCCCAAAACATCGGGTCCTTGCCATCTGTCAGCAGGGTATCACCATACAGTTTATCCTGCGCTGCGTTCATCAGTTCACACAAACGGGAAACTGACACCTCACCCGCAGCACGCTCCGTGTAAAAGGCCTTCTCAAACTCATATCGCATGGGGATATTGATCAGGTAGGCATGGGCGCGCAGCATCTCTTGATCCAACAGATAGGCCTTGGTTTCTGGTGTCAGCTCAGGATCACTCATCAACCCGCTGAGCAAGATCATCTCACCGAAGTTGGACGCCGTCTCAGCCAAGGTCATCGGATAATTAGCGGCAAACGAACGCGCTGGGCGCAGCACGCAGGAGTGCCAGGCATGACCGGCCTCATGAGCCAGGGTGACCATATCATGCACGGTACCGTGCCAGGTCATGTAGATGCGCTCTTCATGCTTCAGCAAGGATCCGGTGCAGAAGGCCCCTGGCCGCTTTCCAGGTCGTGGCTGAGCCTCGACCCAACGCTGTTTCAGCAAGCTGGTAAAGTAATCTCCAAGCTTCGGATAGGCAGCGCTGAAAGCACGCTCCACGGTGCTGCAGGCTTCGTCCCAGGTCAGCGATTTTTCATCCGGTGCTGCGACTTGGGGAGCTTCCAGATCGAAATAATGTAAAGCCGGTGTGCCCTGTAAGCGCGCCGCCGCACGGATGGCACGACGTGGCATTTCGATATTTGTATGAATGGCCTCCAACATGGCCTCCAGCGAAGCGCGGCTCATGGCACCATCGAATAAGGGGGTATCGAGGAAATGGGGAATCTGCCGACGCCCATACAAAGTGAGGCGTGTGCCTGCGATCCCATTGAGCCCTGCCGCCAGTGTATCCGCATGGTCTAACCAAGGTTTCTGTCCGGCATGGAAAGCCGCTTCACGCAGACGGCGATCCGGGTCTGACATCAAGGCCCGGCGGCGTGCCATCGGCACGGACTCGGTGTGACCATCGGGGAAAGTCATGTCGAAGGTCATCTTCCCGGTGAGGGTATCATACAGACGCCCCCAGGCGTGCAGACCATTCACATTCAGATCCGCCGCCAGCGCCTCCAGCTCAGACTTCATTTGCTGCCGTCCCTGAGTGCGCATGCGCCGCACTGCGTGCTCAGCGCCCTTCAAAGATGGATCAACCAGAAGTTTGTCAAACCCCTCCTCACTCAGCGCCGCTAAAGCGGACTGCAAAGAAGAAGTCAGCTTCGAGCACTCTGCTTCCACCGTGGATAGCCAGGCTTCATCCCCCTTCACCGCTTCATTGCCGGCATCATCGGCGGAGAGACAACCGAGATAAGCGGAGAGATGCCAGAGACGATCACCCAGCGACTCAAAAGCAACGAGCGTCTCGGCAATTGCCTGGACATCTTCACCCAAGGTCGTGGCGTGGGCTTTCATGGTCTCCACATCGCGGACAAGCTCACTTTTGAAAGCGTGATAATCCTCCGCACCAAAGGCTGTGAACCAGGATTCGAGAGACCAACGGTCGGGTGTCTGAGGAGGCGTCGTCGCAACAGTCATAGTGTAAGCAAGGTTTATCGTGTTTTTCTTCGAACGGCAAACCCGATGAGAACTCAGGTCAAAACCTGACGGGCTTCTTCTCTCAGTCGCATCAGACAGGCGATGCAGACGCATTCCCCGCCCGTTTGCCAAGAAATCCACTCGGCTTCATCTCGAGTGACATTCGCCTGAACACAGGGGCAAGCAGCAGGCCGATTGCAGAAGCAGGTGAAACTCGCCTCACACATCGGGCAGGTGAGGATGTCGTGCTTATCTGACAGTAACGTGGGCATGAGAACAGACGACCTTGTCAGAACCGCATTTGGGCTTTTATTCAAGCCTCATGCTGTCTTTCTACCCGATTGTCTGTCAAGTGACGGAAGATCCACGCAGCCCATGGGTGCTGCCAGGCGCCGTCATTTTCGTTTGGGTAATCGCTCGGTGGTTTTTCGCCCGGAAGAGCCTGCCGCTCGCTGCCCCTGAGAAGCCTGCGGAAAAAGTTTGCGTTGCCAAAGAAAACGCAGATGCCTCGCCAAGAGAACCCACAACGAGCCCTCTCGTCGCACCCCAAACCATCCCCGGCACAGACCTTGTCTATCTTGTCTTTTCCCAGCCTCCCATGGCCCGTTATGCCATGGCCAGCTCGTGCTACACACGGAAGTTGGAGCCGACTTTGACCGCCGCGCTCTCCCAATGCGGTCCTGAGGTATTCATGATCCTCGCGGCCAATGACAGCACCGTTTTCATCCAAAACCGCGAGTATGCGGGGCAACTACCCCGCCAATCTCTCAAGGCAATCCGCCTTCATCCCATCCTCCCAGCCAAGGGAGGCGGCATGGTATCGCTCTACTTTGAGCATGAAGAAGAGGGTCAATCCACCATCCAGGAATTCATGGCTTGCCCCGTTTACAGCCCTGAACTCCAGCAGTGGTGCCTGCGCAGGGCGGAGGAGGTGGGCGCCATGTTGCACCTCCCCGTGAAAGTCGCGCCTTCCAGTCACGATTGCTGATTTCTCCCTTTGAACTCCGGCCATTGATCTTTAATCTGCACGATCATGCTCCAGATCGTATTCAATGACATCAGCGCAGCGGAACTCTCCCGCCTGCCCACTCAAATCCAGTTTCAAATCCTGGAAGCGCTGAACATTACGCCGGGAGATCTGGAGGAGAAGGTTCTGGCCAGCCGCTTCGGAGTTCTGGAGCGCGGTCCAAAGAAACTCTACCGCTGCCGGGCCGGAGATCACCGCATCTATTTTGCCGTGAATGACGGCGATGTCCGCATCCATCGCGTGCTGCATAAGAATACCTTGGCAGACTTCCTCTATCGCAGCAATCTGCCCGGTGGCGGCGAAGATGAGGCACTGAGCCAATCCAAAAACTTTTGGCAGCTCATCGACGAAGGTGCGAGCACCCTGAAGACGATCTGACGTCTTTCATCGAGGAGGAGTTGACTCCCTCTCCGCTGTCCTCTTTGCTGGTGGGCATGCGTCATTCACTGCTGCTGCTTTTCCTGCTGCCGATGCTGTGCCTTGCCCAAGGGGCCGGGTTTAAGACGGAGGGCTGGCAAGCTCTGGACGAGGCACTCGAAAAAGCGGTGGCTCAAAAAACACCCCCTGGGGTGGTGCTGTGGCTGGAGCATCGAGGGAAGTCGGCTCAAAATGTGAGGGGAGACCGATCCCTAGATCCTGTCCGTGAGGAGATGACGCTCGATACGGTCTTCGACCTCGCCTCGTTAACGAAAGTGATCGCCACAGCCCCGGCCATCATGATCCTTGCCGAGCAGGGCAAGCTGGACATTGAGGCCCCCGTTCACCATTACCTGCCAGAGTTTTTCGGTGAAGGGCGGGAACTCATCCGCGTGCGCCACTTGCTCACCCATACCTCGGGATTGAAGCCAGGATTGCCGAAGGAACCCGCTTGGTCAGGCTACAACCAAGGCATCCGGTTGGCACTGGAGGCGATCCCCGAAGCTCCTCCCGACTGCCAACTCCGCTACAGTGACATCAACTTTATTTTGTTAGGCCATCTGGTGAAGACGCTCAGTGGTGAACCTTTGGAGATCTTCACCCATAAACATCTCTTCGCTCCGCTCAAGATGTCCTCCACTCGTTTCCTTCCCCCTGCAGACTGGCGGTCGCGTATCGCTCCCACGGAGAGAGACGAAAAAGGGGTGATGCTGCGCGGTATCGTGCATGACCCCACAGCCCGGCGCATGGGCGGTGTGGCTGGTCATGCCGGTTTGTTCTCCACGGCAGCCGACTTAGCGCGTTTCTCCCGCATGATTCTCGGCGGCGGCCAATCAGGGGGGACACGCATCCTCAAAAGCGAAACCCTCCAGCAAATGCAACGCGTGCAGACGGCTGCCACGCTTTACGAAAGACGTGGGTTAGGGTGGGACATCGAATCCGCTTACAGCCGTCCCCGTGGAGATCTGTTTCCGGTCGGCTCCTTCGGACACACGGGCTTTACTGGCACCAGCGTCTGGATCGATCCCTTTTCCCAGAGTTTTGTCGTTTTTCTCAGTTCACGCTTACACCCTCAGGGCGGCGGCAGCGTCCGCGATCTCTATGAAGAAGTGGGGAAAGCCGCCGCGCGTTGCATCCCCGACTTCGATTTTGCCAATGCACGCGGTGCCTTAACACAGCGCCGATCCGACGAGGTGCCCACGGTTCTCAATGGCATCGATGTGCTCGAGCGAGACGGCTTCGCACCGCTGGAGGGCCTCCGAGTCGGTTTGATCACCAATCAAACGGGGATCAATGCCCGGCGTATCGCGACGATTGACCTGCTCGCACAGGCTCCCAAGGTAAAACTGCGGGCTTTGTTCAGCCCCGAACACGGAATCCGAGGGGCTTTAGATCAGGCCCAAATCAACGATTCGGTGGATCAAAAAACCGGACGTCCCATTCACAGTCTGTATGGGGAACGCCGCGCTCCCACCGCCGAACAACTGACTGACCTGGATGCTTTGGTGTTCGACATCCAAGACATTGGCTGCCGCTTTTACACCTACATTTCCACCCTGCGCCTCTGCATGGAGGCTGCGGCCAAGCATAACAAAAAATTCTTCATTTTAGATCGAGTCAACCCGATTGGAGGAGTCGCCGTCGAAGGCCCTGCCGTGTTGGATCAAGAATCCTTTACGGCCACGCATGGCATCCCGCTTCGTCATGGCATGACCGTGGGCGAACTAGCCCAGATGATCAATGCCGAGCGAGGCATCCATGCGGATCTGCAGG
Proteins encoded in this region:
- a CDS encoding type II toxin-antitoxin system RelE family toxin, giving the protein MLQIVFNDISAAELSRLPTQIQFQILEALNITPGDLEEKVLASRFGVLERGPKKLYRCRAGDHRIYFAVNDGDVRIHRVLHKNTLADFLYRSNLPGGGEDEALSQSKNFWQLIDEGASTLKTI
- a CDS encoding exo-beta-N-acetylmuramidase NamZ domain-containing protein encodes the protein MRHSLLLLFLLPMLCLAQGAGFKTEGWQALDEALEKAVAQKTPPGVVLWLEHRGKSAQNVRGDRSLDPVREEMTLDTVFDLASLTKVIATAPAIMILAEQGKLDIEAPVHHYLPEFFGEGRELIRVRHLLTHTSGLKPGLPKEPAWSGYNQGIRLALEAIPEAPPDCQLRYSDINFILLGHLVKTLSGEPLEIFTHKHLFAPLKMSSTRFLPPADWRSRIAPTERDEKGVMLRGIVHDPTARRMGGVAGHAGLFSTAADLARFSRMILGGGQSGGTRILKSETLQQMQRVQTAATLYERRGLGWDIESAYSRPRGDLFPVGSFGHTGFTGTSVWIDPFSQSFVVFLSSRLHPQGGGSVRDLYEEVGKAAARCIPDFDFANARGALTQRRSDEVPTVLNGIDVLERDGFAPLEGLRVGLITNQTGINARRIATIDLLAQAPKVKLRALFSPEHGIRGALDQAQINDSVDQKTGRPIHSLYGERRAPTAEQLTDLDALVFDIQDIGCRFYTYISTLRLCMEAAAKHNKKFFILDRVNPIGGVAVEGPAVLDQESFTATHGIPLRHGMTVGELAQMINAERGIHADLQVIRMEGWQRQWLFDETGLPWINPSPNMRTLEAAMLYPGIGLLEFSLSVGRGTDTPFEILGAPYVDDLRLSYELNKQGLPGIRFLPIRFTPTASIFKDQPCGGVRLQVTDRQAIKPVQTGLSIATVFQQLYPSQFALDKVNTLLNHAPLLKDIRAGQSRREMTSLMQAETAAFEQRRSRFLLY
- a CDS encoding cysteine-rich CWC family protein, which produces MPTLLSDKHDILTCPMCEASFTCFCNRPAACPCVQANVTRDEAEWISWQTGGECVCIACLMRLREEARQVLT
- a CDS encoding M3 family oligoendopeptidase: MTVATTPPQTPDRWSLESWFTAFGAEDYHAFKSELVRDVETMKAHATTLGEDVQAIAETLVAFESLGDRLWHLSAYLGCLSADDAGNEAVKGDEAWLSTVEAECSKLTSSLQSALAALSEEGFDKLLVDPSLKGAEHAVRRMRTQGRQQMKSELEALAADLNVNGLHAWGRLYDTLTGKMTFDMTFPDGHTESVPMARRRALMSDPDRRLREAAFHAGQKPWLDHADTLAAGLNGIAGTRLTLYGRRQIPHFLDTPLFDGAMSRASLEAMLEAIHTNIEMPRRAIRAAARLQGTPALHYFDLEAPQVAAPDEKSLTWDEACSTVERAFSAAYPKLGDYFTSLLKQRWVEAQPRPGKRPGAFCTGSLLKHEERIYMTWHGTVHDMVTLAHEAGHAWHSCVLRPARSFAANYPMTLAETASNFGEMILLSGLMSDPELTPETKAYLLDQEMLRAHAYLINIPMRYEFEKAFYTERAAGEVSVSRLCELMNAAQDKLYGDTLLTDGKDPMFWASKMHFFITGVSFYNFPYVFGYLLSQALFAQFKAEGPSFLPRYEAFLAATGRATCEEVARETLGADLTSPDFWAVALKAMEPTLTAYEKLG